A window of Trichocoleus sp. FACHB-46 genomic DNA:
TTTAGCGATCGCCCCATTTGATCAACCCTTGCATACCACCGGGTTTTGGGTGCTTAGGGTGGCGCTCTAGGATTGGCCCGTTACCGTCGGTTGTTGGCTCAGACCTTTAGCCTCGGTTGCGGCAGAACTGCTCAGAGGTGGTCGAAAAGCAAGGTAAAGCGCTGGCCCTAACAAGGGTAGAGAGGCAGCCCAGAAAATGCGAGCATCTTGCAATCCTCGCCGGGCCATGTCATCCCTCAACACTGTCGGAAAGAGCAGACACAGCAAGCAAAAATCCAAACTCATGACGTGGATAAAGCGGTTCGTTTGCCATTGCGCTACGAAATCACTCCAATCACCTGCGATCGCCCCATAGCCGACTAAAGCGATCGTGCCTAACGCCAGAACTACCCCTGTCCAACGGGAGTCGAGCAGCTTCAACAAAGATGTTTTAGGCCCACTGAAGTCCGAGTTAGGGTGGCGGAGCGCTAAGTAAGGCAACAAGGCAAACGCTCCCAGGCCAAAGGAGCCCGCTACAAAAGGCCAAGCAGGAATTTTTTGGGTTCTGCCATCTATCAACAACAAGGCACTGTAGATCATCGGCCAAATGCCCATGATGTTAAACAAAGCAATAATCAGGGGATTAATCCCCTCCCAATCGCCTGTAGATAGCTTTTGAATCAGAGTGAGAGTATCTGGTTGGTTAGGGGGAGCTAGCAGAAAGGCATACGCGATCGCCCCAACCCAAAGCAGCCAAAGTCCAAGTTTTCTACCCATGCTCGCCTAAAAATCTAATAACGTTAAACCCTTTGGTTCAGGTCATTCCAGCCTGAAGCATCTTTAATAATTACGCATTATTAAGTTAATCAATTT
This region includes:
- a CDS encoding DUF2834 domain-containing protein — protein: MGRKLGLWLLWVGAIAYAFLLAPPNQPDTLTLIQKLSTGDWEGINPLIIALFNIMGIWPMIYSALLLIDGRTQKIPAWPFVAGSFGLGAFALLPYLALRHPNSDFSGPKTSLLKLLDSRWTGVVLALGTIALVGYGAIAGDWSDFVAQWQTNRFIHVMSLDFCLLCLLFPTVLRDDMARRGLQDARIFWAASLPLLGPALYLAFRPPLSSSAATEAKGLSQQPTVTGQS